In Spirosoma aureum, a single genomic region encodes these proteins:
- the mgtE gene encoding magnesium transporter encodes MTFELTKDYLEHIQSAIEAGDDALLRTEMEELYPADISGILYELEPEPAHYLLSLLDQPVGAEILANLNPTDRTNLIKTFTSEELAPFINQMDSDDAVDLLNEQPIQVREEVIGLLEDREQARFILDLLHYDDSVAGGLMQKELIKINVNLTVNACIEEIRQQAEDVENVYAVYVIDDVGKLLGLVSLKKIVLARKNAKIADIYDDDVVFVETYRPVTEVAEVMRKYDLDAIPVVNIQQRLLGRITIDDVVDVITEQAEEDIQVISGLSGEVEEADSVWQRSKVQLPWLVAGAIGSLLAATVINGFQSELGKVAALAAFIPIIGSTGGNVGIQTSSLILQSLTDTSGLSMTLAKRLLRTLLVAIINGLVVGLIAGTYTFIIGEPRLFFVVATSLLAVVLLASFMGTVTPLLLNRIGINPAVASGPFITTANDLIGIGVYFLIAQWLLAEV; translated from the coding sequence ATGACTTTCGAACTCACCAAAGACTATCTTGAGCATATCCAGTCGGCTATTGAAGCGGGCGACGACGCGCTGCTTCGGACCGAAATGGAGGAGTTGTATCCAGCCGATATTTCGGGAATTCTCTATGAATTAGAACCCGAACCTGCTCATTACCTGCTGAGCTTATTAGATCAACCCGTTGGCGCTGAGATTCTGGCAAACCTCAACCCCACCGATCGCACAAACCTGATCAAAACCTTTACGTCGGAAGAACTGGCCCCGTTTATCAACCAGATGGATTCCGACGACGCCGTTGACTTGCTCAACGAACAACCCATTCAGGTTCGTGAAGAAGTGATCGGTCTGCTCGAAGACCGCGAACAGGCTCGTTTTATTCTTGATCTGCTCCATTACGACGACAGCGTGGCGGGGGGATTGATGCAGAAAGAGCTCATCAAAATCAACGTGAATCTGACCGTCAATGCCTGTATTGAAGAAATCAGGCAACAGGCCGAAGATGTCGAAAACGTGTATGCCGTTTATGTAATCGATGACGTTGGTAAACTGCTTGGACTGGTTTCGCTCAAAAAAATCGTATTGGCCCGCAAAAATGCTAAAATCGCTGACATCTACGACGACGACGTTGTTTTCGTAGAGACGTATCGCCCGGTGACGGAGGTGGCTGAAGTGATGCGAAAGTACGATTTAGATGCGATTCCGGTCGTCAATATTCAGCAGCGATTGCTCGGCCGGATCACCATTGATGACGTGGTCGACGTTATTACCGAACAGGCCGAAGAAGACATTCAGGTGATTTCAGGTTTATCGGGTGAAGTAGAAGAGGCAGATAGTGTCTGGCAGCGCTCGAAAGTACAGTTACCCTGGCTGGTAGCGGGGGCTATCGGGAGTTTGCTGGCAGCTACAGTCATCAATGGGTTTCAGAGCGAACTGGGCAAAGTAGCCGCATTGGCGGCTTTCATTCCCATCATTGGGTCAACGGGGGGCAATGTCGGTATTCAAACCTCCTCGCTAATTCTGCAAAGCCTGACCGATACCTCAGGACTAAGCATGACACTGGCCAAACGATTACTCCGGACGCTGCTCGTAGCGATTATCAATGGGTTGGTCGTTGGGTTAATTGCCGGAACCTACACCTTCATTATTGGTGAACCACGCTTGTTTTTTGTGGTTGCCACATCTTTGCTGGCGGTGGTGCTACTGGCCTCGTTTATGGGCACGGTAACGCCATTGCTCCTCAACCGCATTGGCATAAATCCGGCAGTAGCTTCCGGACCGTTTATTACCACGGCCAACGACTTGATCGGCATTGGCGTTTACTTCCTGATTGCCCAGTGGTTACTTGCCGAAGTTTGA
- the rsmA gene encoding 16S rRNA (adenine(1518)-N(6)/adenine(1519)-N(6))-dimethyltransferase RsmA: MYVKPKKELGQHFLKDLSIAQRIAELLTGHGTRNDGDAPVRSYKKVLEIGPGTGVLTQYLLTNDQFETFVIEIDRESVDYLKLHFPKLEGHILAADFLNIRPDLLPNKQPDNTEPFAVIGNFPYNISTQILFKVLDMRDRVPEVVGMFQREVAQRVASGPGNKDYGILSVLLQAWYDIKYEFTVDPGVFNPPPKVYSGVLSLRRNDKTDLGCDERKFVQVVKHGFSQRRKTLRNALKPLNPTEAALASPFMDKRAEQLSVAEFVQLTLLMKNEE, encoded by the coding sequence GTGTACGTTAAGCCTAAAAAAGAACTCGGTCAGCATTTTTTGAAAGACCTCAGCATCGCCCAGCGTATTGCCGAATTATTGACCGGTCATGGTACCCGCAATGATGGTGATGCGCCGGTACGATCTTATAAAAAAGTACTCGAAATTGGGCCGGGCACGGGTGTGCTGACGCAATATTTGTTGACCAATGACCAATTCGAAACCTTTGTCATTGAAATTGACCGCGAGTCGGTTGATTACCTCAAACTACATTTCCCTAAACTGGAGGGGCACATCCTGGCAGCCGATTTTCTGAATATCCGGCCCGATCTGCTACCGAATAAACAGCCCGACAACACTGAGCCTTTTGCTGTGATCGGCAATTTTCCGTATAATATCTCAACGCAGATCCTCTTCAAAGTGCTGGATATGCGTGATAGGGTTCCCGAAGTAGTCGGCATGTTTCAGCGCGAAGTCGCTCAGCGTGTGGCATCAGGACCTGGCAATAAAGATTATGGCATTCTCAGTGTGCTGTTGCAAGCCTGGTACGATATCAAGTATGAATTTACCGTCGATCCGGGGGTCTTTAACCCTCCGCCCAAAGTATACTCGGGGGTACTTTCGCTCCGACGCAACGACAAAACCGATCTTGGCTGCGACGAGCGAAAGTTTGTTCAGGTCGTTAAACATGGCTTCAGTCAGCGTCGAAAAACCCTCCGTAATGCGCTAAAACCGCTTAATCCGACCGAAGCCGCTTTGGCGAGCCCGTTCATGGATAAGCGGGCTGAACAGCTAAGCGTGGCTGAGTTCGTGCAACTGACGCTGTTAATGAAGAATGAGGAATGA
- a CDS encoding arsinothricin resistance N-acetyltransferase ArsN1 family B translates to MTIRFAKLTDTPAILAIYAPYVNNSAITFEYVVPTLSDFSERIQIIQEQFPYLVAESDGRVLGYAYASRHRDRMAYQWAVETSVYVHPDGQRQGIARQLYTTLFDLLRRQGYYNAYAGITAPNQKSEALHQAMGFEPIGIYPNVGYKLGAWHDVAWFKLTLQPHQVNPTRPIPITRLI, encoded by the coding sequence ATGACCATTCGTTTTGCTAAACTCACCGACACGCCAGCTATTCTGGCCATTTATGCGCCTTACGTCAATAACTCGGCGATCACATTCGAGTATGTTGTTCCCACCCTGAGTGATTTTTCGGAGCGAATCCAGATCATTCAGGAGCAATTTCCCTATCTGGTTGCCGAATCAGACGGTCGGGTACTTGGGTATGCCTATGCGTCGCGGCACCGCGACCGAATGGCCTATCAATGGGCTGTCGAAACGTCGGTCTACGTTCATCCGGATGGGCAGCGGCAGGGAATTGCCCGACAGCTTTATACCACCCTGTTCGACCTTCTACGCCGTCAGGGCTATTACAATGCCTATGCTGGCATAACAGCGCCCAATCAGAAGAGTGAAGCACTTCATCAGGCCATGGGTTTCGAACCCATCGGCATCTACCCAAACGTGGGCTATAAACTCGGTGCCTGGCACGATGTTGCCTGGTTTAAACTGACTTTGCAACCTCACCAGGTTAATCCGACAAGGCCGATACCGATTACCCGGCTTATCTGA
- the dtd gene encoding D-aminoacyl-tRNA deacylase, whose amino-acid sequence MLAVIQRVSHASVTINNQVKGQIGTGFLVLIGITHADTRDDVDWLSKKIVGMRIFNDADDKMNLDLATVGGDILLISQFTLHASTKKGNRPSFIEAARPDIAIPLYEAMIKQLSTDLGKPVQTGEFGADMKVSLLNDGPVTIVIDSKNRI is encoded by the coding sequence ATGCTCGCCGTTATTCAGCGTGTTTCTCACGCTTCCGTTACTATCAACAATCAGGTGAAAGGTCAGATTGGGACAGGCTTTCTCGTTCTGATCGGTATAACGCATGCTGATACCCGAGACGATGTAGACTGGCTCAGCAAGAAGATCGTTGGTATGCGGATTTTCAACGATGCTGATGATAAAATGAACCTCGATCTGGCTACTGTTGGCGGAGATATTTTGCTCATTAGCCAATTTACGCTCCACGCCAGCACCAAAAAAGGGAATCGTCCCAGCTTTATCGAAGCGGCCCGGCCTGATATAGCCATTCCGCTCTATGAAGCAATGATTAAGCAATTATCGACCGATTTAGGCAAGCCCGTTCAAACCGGCGAATTTGGCGCCGACATGAAAGTATCTTTACTCAATGATGGCCCAGTAACGATTGTGATCGACTCAAAAAACCGAATCTGA